A single window of Osmia bicornis bicornis chromosome 14, iOsmBic2.1, whole genome shotgun sequence DNA harbors:
- the LOC114872560 gene encoding uncharacterized protein LOC114872560, giving the protein MRPSAVLLLLFLCTFYLATESKLHQQAAVDEDDDDDDDWDDDEDEEDDDEDSDQSYPSKTEVDDDGRIYKNPRNSPSAMCPRDEKQAGLLGQKCLRKCSTDEDCKSKKKKCRCDGACGMSCIKPERECPALPEIQHGVMTVTGRFFGDRAHYTCDPDYFTVGLTEITCRADGHWTGTTPSCKKDPSSFCSQPPKVKNARHNALVEQTTFDLDSVVQYFCDHGYVTTGVKEAKCLLMEGIASWFGPDITCEPQTCGPPADISNGWHAGECYTFDCRVSYHCADGYELVGKAEKLCLADGTWTPKETPQCVQVTTVQCPKPENPVDGKAVYTSYAYNSIVSYECNYGYTVVGAATRRCGADRKWTGKTPTCQEIDCGSPGVLYNGWIENIEAGTGLGASIIFRCNDHMKLEGNTSSVCQIDGTWRYPLPQCLAPCVVPQIENGHITVASNDHINNVTVVEHGERLLVSCVQNYEFAANSTPVMCNNGTWSIVPSCSPARCKLMPKPPKNGMVIAPKTDHGMKAVFKCKDGFELIGGGPLNASLSVECQYGNWIGDIPHCGQVFCPFPGFIENGKVFLMGNMGVYDYRPYVKKVVNNKQIMYDCDKGYVLNEGPTGATCIGGNWSPRELPKCIPGQHPRLRWSRRRRSVSEEDLTMSYRKFIEFFRKIGKKLLHLEMNKGKDHSKHKSDVKNSNATRQDNSTESLSWKKHAGHGNRSRLREEKMIDFLKLVYRKLQRIDARQSNNSTNGSMHDLLNAMSKNFFHVDLSESRRNGTGGRGRSEFEIRNQREFIKLKREFERIMRFYNKSMRWNEKQNRKESKKKGQSHGDKGKKLKEKKKHRKNYYKGFYEFVNSYVTEKLTMLEARNATEELIKNMKIDKFTVKNGTTFTVGEMYAFFKHIIEAKLNASEETTPTETSSTPSPSSTTAFVVSTTISSASTSDGNTTTTLPTPKEIESHDNRSSTIASNESTVLDNEIPAKEGVPKHRSKRIRNASEDAGPPRQKRRLLSLIGNKNNDGSSWHRVSERSYAYDDEKTRLFTFRELEAQQQSRSKRFLPLYELDNQIFLKNLYLNAYEDGYRTNVKRSIVLGNRTNEPIVYRRRKGNLVDYEIK; this is encoded by the exons ATGAGACCTAGTGCGGTTCTTCTGTTGCTCTTCCTGTGCACCTTCTACCTGGCTACCGAGTCGAAGCTACATCAACAGGCGGCCGTAGACGAggatgacgacgacgacgacgattgggacgacgacgaggacgaggaggaCGACGACGAGGACAGCGATCAGTCTTATCCGTCCAAGACAGAGGTGGACGACGATGGTCGTATCTACAAGAACCCGAGGAATTCGCCGTCGGCGATGTGTCCCAGGGACGAGAAGCAAGCGGGTCTCCTCGGTCAGAAGTGTCTGAGAAAGTGCTCCACCGACGAGGACTGCAAGAGCAAGAAGAAAAAGTGCAGATGCGACGGTGCCTGCGGGATGTCTTGCATCAAACCGGAGAGGGAATGTCCGGCTCTCCCCGAGATCCAACACGGCGTGATGACAGTGACCGGCAGATTTTTCGGCGATCGTGCCCATTACACCTGCGATCCTGATTACTTTACCGTCGGCCTGACCGAAATAACGTGCCGAGCCGACGGCCACTGGACCGGCACTACGCCATCCTGTAAAAAGGATCCAAGCTCCTTTTGTTCTCAACCACCGAAAGTGAAGAACGCCAGGCACAACGCTCTCGTCGAACAGACGACCTTTGATCTCGACAGCGTCGTACAATACTTTTGCGATCATGGATACGTAACCACCGGTGTTAAGGAAGCGAAATGCCTGTTGATGGAAGGTATAGCTAGCTGGTTCGGTCCTGATATCACATGCGAACCACAAACCTGTGGTCCACCGGCGGACATCTCCAATGGTTGGCACGCTG GCGAGTGTTACACGTTTGATTGTCGCGTGTCGTATCATTGCGCGGACGGCTACGAATTGGTCGGCAAAGCTGAGAAGTTGTGTTTGGCTGACGGCACATGGACCCCGAAAGAAACGCCACAATGCGTCCAA GTTACGACGGTGCAATGCCCGAAACCGGAGAACCCGGTCGACGGGAAGGCTGTGTACACATCGTATGCATACAATTCGATCGTGTCGTACGAGTGCAATTACGGGTACACGGTGGTTGGCGCGGCGACGAGACGGTGCGGGGCTGATAGAAAATGGACTGGAAAGACACCTACCTGTCAGGAGATTGATTGCGGTTCACCTGGTGTTCTGTACAACGGTTGGATTGAGAATATCGAGGCGG GCACCGGACTAGGCGCGAGCATAATTTTCCGCTGCAACGACCACATGAAGCTCGAAGGGAATACGTCATCCGTCTGTCAGATCGACGGGACGTGGCGTTATCCGTTGCCGCAGTGTCTCGCTCCGTGCGTGGTGCCGCAGATAGAGAACGGTCACATAACCGTGGCGAGCAACGATCACATCAACAACGTGACCGTGGTGGAGCACGGGGAGAGATTGCTGGTCTCGTGCGTGCAGAATTATGAATTCGCGGCTAACAGCACACCGGTGATGTGTAACAACGGCACGTGGTCGATAGTGCCGAGTTGTTCGCCGGCCAGGTGCAAGCTGATGCCGAAGCCGCCGAAAAATGGTATGGTGATCGCGCCTAAAACCGACCACGGCATGAAGGCGGTATTCAAATGCAAGGACGGCTTCGAGCTGATCGGCGGCGGGCCGTTAAACGCCTCGTTGTCGGTCGAGTGCCAATATGGAAATTGGATCGGCGACATACCGCACTGCGGGCAAGTGTTCTGCCCGTTTCCGGGCTTCATCGAGAACGGAAAGGTGTTCCTCATGGGGAACATGGGCGTCTACGATTACAGGCCGTACGTTAAGAAAGTTGTGAACAATAAACAGATCATGTACGATTGCGATAAAGGATACGTGCTGAACGAAGGACCCACCGGAGCCACTTGCATCGGAGGAAACTGGAGTCCGAGGGAACTGCCCAAGTGTATACCTGGACAACATCCCAGGCTGAGATGGAGCAGACGCAGGAGATCCGTCAGTGAAGAAGATCTTACCATGAGCTATAG GAAATTCATCGAGTTCTTCCGTAAGATCGGCAAGAAACTGCTTCACCTGGAGATGAACAAGGGAAAAGATCACTCTAAACACAAATCGGACGTGAAAAACTCGAACGCGACTCGTCAGGACAACAGCACGGAAAGTTTATCCTGGAAGAAGCACGCAGGACACGGGAACAGGTCTCGGCTGCGCGAGGAGAAGATGATCGACTTCCTGAAACTAGTCTATCGGAAGCTTCAACGAATCGACGCAAGACAATCGAACAATTCCACGAACGGTAGCATGCACGATCTTCTGAACGCGATGTCTAAGAACTTCTTCCACGTGGACCTGTCGGAATCCCGTAGGAACGGAACAGGAGGCAGAGGACGTTCGGAGTTCGAGATCAGGAATCAGAGAGAATTCATCAAGTTGAAGCGAGAATTCGAGAGAATCATGCGTTTCTACAACAAATCGATGCGATGGAACGAGAAGCAGAATCGCAAGGAATCGAAGAAGAAGGGCCAGTCTCACGGTGACAAAGGGAAGAAAttaaaggagaagaagaaacacaGGAAGAACTATTACAAAGGATTCTACGAGTTCGTCAACAGTTACGTTACCGAGAAACTGACGATGCTGGAAGCTCGAAACGCGACCGAAGAGTTGATCAAAAACATGAAGATCGATAAGTTCACCGTGAAAAACGGCACCACGTTCACCGTGGGCGAGATGTACGCGTTCTTCAAACATATCATAGAGGCTAAACTGAACGCGAGCGAGGAGACGACGCCGACCGAGACGTCTTCGACCCCGTCCCCCTCGTCCACGACGGCCTTCGTCGTAAGCACGACTATCTCGAGCGCGTCGACGAGCGACGGCAACACGACCACCACGTTACCGACCCCTAAAGAGATCGAATCCCACGATAATCGATCCTCGACGATCGCCAGTAACGAGTCCACCGTCCTGGACAACGAGATACCCGCCAAAGAAGGTGTGCCAAAGCACCGCAGCAAACGAATACGAAACGCGTCCGAAGACGCTGGCCCTCCGCGACAGAAGAGGAGGCTGCTGTCGTTGATCGGTAACAAGAACAACGATGGATCATCGTGGCACCGGGTCTCAGAGAGATCGTACGCCTACGATGACGAGAAGACCAGGCTGTTCACGTTCAGGGAACTCGAGGCTCAACAGCAGAGCCGTTCGAAAAGATTTCTACCATTGTACGAGCTGGATAATCAAATATTTCTGAAGAACTTGTATCTGAACGCGTACGAGGACGGGTATCGAACGAACGTGAAACGATCGATCGTTTTAGGAAATCGTACGAACGAGCCGATCGTTTACAGGCGGCGCAAAGGGAACCTGGTCGATTACGAGATCAAGTGA